ACCTTCGATTACCGAAAATTCGTGTTCAACTTTGTCAATCCGTACCGAAGTAATGGCGAATCCCTCCAGGGAGGAAAGCAATACTCTTCTAAGTGCGTTCCCGACAGTTAATCCATAACCAGGTTCCAAAGGGCGGAATTCAAACTTCCCTTCGAAATCTGAGGAATCGATCATTATAACTTTATCGGGTTTCTGAAAATTAAATAATGCCATAGTCGGGTATATGTGGTTTATTTAGAGTATAACTCAACGATTAATTGTTCTTTGATGTTCTCAGGAATCTGCAGTCGTTCCGGCACAGCTACGAAGGTTCCTTCCTTCTTTTCGCTATTCCATGTAATCCATTCGTAAACGCTGCTATTTGCAGATAGGGAATCCTCAATGGTCTGTAAAGATTTTGATTTTTCTCTTACGCCAACTACGTCACCCGGTTTAAGCGAGTAGGATGGAATATTCACAACATTTCCGTTTACGGTAATGTGTCGGTGAGAAACCAATTGTCTGGCGCCTCTCCTGGAAGTTGAAATGCCCATTCTGTAGACTACATTATCTAGCCTCGCTTCACATAATTGAAGTAAAACTTCCCCGGTTACACCTTTGCTACGGTTAGCCCTTGCAAAGAGGTTACGGAATTGTCTTTCCAGAATACCATAGGTATACTTGGCTTTCTGCTTCTCCATCAACTGGATAGCGTATTCTGATTTCTTTCCCCGGCGTCTGTTGTTTCCGTGTTGTCCCGGCGGGTAATTTTTCTTTTCAAACGACTTGTCGTCGCCAAAAATCGCTTCTCCGAATTTCCGGGCGATCTTAGATTTTGGTCCTGTGTATCTTGCCATCTTCTTTAAAATTAAAAGTGTGATTATGAATTAAGGCTTATCCTTCGATAATCGTAACTACACTTTTGTGAGAAATTAATTAGGATATAATGATTAAACTCTTCTTCGTTTAGGCGGTCTGCAGCCATTGTGAGGCATAGGTGTTACGTCGATGATCTCTGTAACCTCTATTCCTGCATTGTGCAGGGAACGGATGGCAGACTCGCGGCCATTTCCCGGTCCTTTTACGTAAACCTTTACTTTCCTTAGCCCGGCCTCATGAGCTGTCTTTGCGCATTCTTCTGCAGCAATCTGTGCGGCGTAGGGAGTATTCTTTTTAGAACCTCTGAATCCCATTTTTCCTGCCGACGCCCATGAAATCACATCCCCTTTCTTATTCGTCAGGGAAATGATGATATTGTTGAAGGAAGCAGTGATATGAGCCTCGCCTGTTGATTCAACAATAACCTTACGTTTTTTGGTTGTTTTTGTACCTGTCTTTGCCATCTTACGCCTTATTACTTAGTAGCCTTTTTCTTGTTGGCCACTGTTTTTCTTTTTCCTTTCCTTGTCCTGGAATTGTTCTTGGTTCTCTGTCCTCGTAACGGAAGACCGGATCTGTGCCTTATTCCCCGGTAACAACCGATATCCATCAACCTTTTGATATT
This DNA window, taken from Muriicola soli, encodes the following:
- the rpsD gene encoding 30S ribosomal protein S4, with amino-acid sequence MARYTGPKSKIARKFGEAIFGDDKSFEKKNYPPGQHGNNRRRGKKSEYAIQLMEKQKAKYTYGILERQFRNLFARANRSKGVTGEVLLQLCEARLDNVVYRMGISTSRRGARQLVSHRHITVNGNVVNIPSYSLKPGDVVGVREKSKSLQTIEDSLSANSSVYEWITWNSEKKEGTFVAVPERLQIPENIKEQLIVELYSK
- the rpsK gene encoding 30S ribosomal protein S11 — translated: MAKTGTKTTKKRKVIVESTGEAHITASFNNIIISLTNKKGDVISWASAGKMGFRGSKKNTPYAAQIAAEECAKTAHEAGLRKVKVYVKGPGNGRESAIRSLHNAGIEVTEIIDVTPMPHNGCRPPKRRRV